CTTTCCAGAGTTTCCCGCAGCTCAAACTCTTTAACCACAATAGCCGTGGCATCGGCTTCCAGAATATCTCGGATAGTCTGCTGCTGGGGCAGAATCAGCCTCCCCTTGGGAGCGGCCTTGTCAATGGGGGTTACCAGCACCACAAAATCCGAGGGATTAATCAGGTCTCCCACAATTTTCAGTTTGGATTCCTCAGTTACCGCCAATGCCGCTATTTGTTCCTTTAGTTTTTCAATATTGTACCCGGTTTTGGCACTGACCAATAGTTCATCCCCGGTTCTTGCCATTTCCTCTCCGGCCAGGTCTGCTTTATTGTAGGCAACAACATAATTGATCTTCTTCTCACGAAACAGAGCAATCAGTTCTTCGTCCTCCTGAGTTTTGCTGCCGGCTGCATCAATGACCAGTACAGCAACATCCGTTTTGTTAAGAACCTGTCGGCTTTTTCGAACCCGCAGTTCGCCCAGGTCACCTTCATCATCAATACCCGGGGTGTCAATGATCATAACAGGACCTAAGGGCAGGAGTTCCATGGCTTTATAGACAGGATCCGTCGTCGTACCCTTCACTTGGGAAACGACAGCCAGGTCCTGGCCTGTAACAACATTGACTATACTGGATTTGCCGGCGTTTCTCCTGCCAAAAAATCCTATATGAACCCGGTTTGCCGACGGTGTTTCATTCATTCCCATGTTGATCAGCCTCCTAAAACCGGAAATCCCGGCTGCCCTTTTCTATTTTCAGTAAGTTCTCCCTGGCAATCTCCCGAACCTTTTCCTTGGGAATATTTCCGATTTCCTTTTGGATAAGTGCTTCACCGGTAGTTTTTGTTGCCTCTGAAGCGTAATCCTCCAGATATTCCTTGAGAGTCATCAGGGCATTAGGATGGCAGCAGTTCTGAATCTGCCCGCTCTTCAAGAGACTCATAAACCGGTCGCCGGTTCTGCCTTCCCTATAGCAGGCGGTGCAAAAGCTGGGAATAAAGTCTAGGTCCATGAGCCACTTCACCACTTCATCCAAGGTTCTGGTGTCGCTGACCTCAAATTGCTGGGAATTGTCATCCTCCTCTTCAGGCTGGGCATAGCCGCCCACACTTGTTTTCGAACCTCCGCTGATTTGGGAAACGCCTAATTTAAGGACCCGTTCCCGGCATTCCTTGCTTTCTCTCGTTGAGACGATCATACCTGTGTAGGGCACCGCGACACGAATACAAGCCACAATTTTCGCAAAGATATCATCATTAATTCCGTTAGCAAAAGACGATGGGTCAATATCGTCAGCCTGACGAATTCTAGGAACGCTTATGGTATGGGGACCTACGCCAAACACCTCCTCCAGGTGCTCGGCATGCATAAGCAAGGCGGCAAATTCATAGCGGTACAATTCAAGTCCGAACAAGACCCCCAGGCCCACATCATCGATTCCCCCCTGCATAGCTCTGTCCATGGCTTCTGTATGATAAGCATAATTGTGCTTGGGACCAGTGGGGTGCAATTTTTCATAGCTCTCCTTATGGTAGGTTTCCTGAAATAAAATATAAGTTCCTATACCGGCATCCCTGAGTTTTTGATAATTTTCCACCGTGGTTGCCGCGATGTTAACGTTAACCCGGCGAATAGCTCCATTTTTATGCTTGATGCTGTAAATGGTATCAATGCATTCCAATATGTAGTCAATGGGATTGTTGACCGGGTCTTCCCCTGCTTCCAGGGCCAGGCGTTTATGCCCCATATCCTGCAGGGCTATCACTTCCTTGCGGATTTCCTCCTGAGTCATTTTCTTCCTGGCGATATGTTTATTTTTCAAATGATAGGGACAGTAGAGACAGCCATTGATACAGTAATTGGATAGGTAAAGGGGGGCAAACATAACGATACGGTTCCCGTAAAAATCCTTTTTGATTTGCTCTGCCAAGGCATAAATTTCCTGGTTTTTTTCTTCGATCTCACAGTCCAGCAAAACGGCGGCCTCCCGGTGAGAAAGCCCTTGGCGCAATTTGGCTTTGGCGATAATCCTGTCGATGAGTTCAAGATTGTTTTTGTTCTTTTCGGCGTACTCCAGGGTACTCAAAACTTCTTCATGGGATATAAATTCCTCGGCATTTGTTGATTTTGCGTCGTACATACTCAAAATTCCTTTCTTAGCGGGTCAGACAGGTCTTTCCCTTCAGTAGAATATGGTCTCCACGGGTGACGGCTATTTTATAACCGATCTTTTCGATTCGGCCTTGCAGGCAATGCCTGCATTCAGCCGCTTCGTCTCCGGTGCAGATTTTATTGTCATAGAGCAGATATTTTTTCCTGACATCTTTAGGTGAGAGATTGGGCATCACTACATTTCCCCCTGCCAGGATCCCCAGTTCCCGCCCTTCAGGATAGATTGTACCCAGGGCGGTAGTCGCCGGCAGCAGTACCGTTGGCAGAAGCAAGCGGATAATGCCTATTAAAAATAGTACCAGCTCCAAGTCCCCCGCTTTTTCCCCGGCAAAGGGCGTGTCATGGTGAGGGATAAAAGGCCCGATACCTACCATGTGGGGATTAAGTTCTTTGAGAAACATCAGGTCCTCAACAAGACAATCCGTGTTCTGGAAAGGGGACCCTACCATAAAACCGCATCCCACCTGATAGCCAATTTTTTTCAAATCATATAAACACTGTTTTCTGTTTTTGAGGAGCATTTGCTGGGGGTGAAGCCGGCCATAATGTTCCTCATTGGCTGTTTCATGCCGGAGCAGGTAGCGGTCAGCTCCGGCCTCAAAAAATGCTTTGTAGGTATCATAGCTTTTTTCGCCAATGGAAATTGTAAGAGCACAGTCGGGATGATTCTTTTTAATGGCCCGGATGATGTCCGTCATTCGTTCATCCGTGTAGTGCCCGTCTTCCCCGCCCTGGAGCACAAAGGTACGAAAACCCAGTTCATATCCCATAGCACAGCACTGGAGGATTTGCTCCTTAGTTAAACGGTAGCGCTCCGCTTTAACGTTGCTTTTCCTGATACCGCAATAGTAACAGTCATTTTTGCAATAATTGGTAAATTCAATAAGACCCCTGATATAGACATCCTGCCCATAGTTTTCAGTTTGTACTGCTCTCGCTTTGGCAAAGAGATACTCTGACAGCTCAGGGCAGCGGTTATTGATGAGTTCTTTAAATTCCGCAGGTTCCAACCCCCTGGTCTTATGCAGCTTATCGATCAGTTTTTTCATCAGATCCCCCATTTTCCGCCTTATCTTTGGACTTGGAATAGACCGCCTTTGTGCTGACTCCGGGCAATCTGCCCAGCTTTCCTGAAAGTGCACTGATAATATCCTGGGGTGCATCAACGGCCAGGCTGATGATATTAATTCCTTTTTCACGATAGGGAATACCCATTCTGCCAATGATATACCGTCCATAGTTAT
This Desulfosporosinus orientis DSM 765 DNA region includes the following protein-coding sequences:
- the hydF gene encoding [FeFe] hydrogenase H-cluster maturation GTPase HydF gives rise to the protein MGMNETPSANRVHIGFFGRRNAGKSSIVNVVTGQDLAVVSQVKGTTTDPVYKAMELLPLGPVMIIDTPGIDDEGDLGELRVRKSRQVLNKTDVAVLVIDAAGSKTQEDEELIALFREKKINYVVAYNKADLAGEEMARTGDELLVSAKTGYNIEKLKEQIAALAVTEESKLKIVGDLINPSDFVVLVTPIDKAAPKGRLILPQQQTIRDILEADATAIVVKEFELRETLESLGKKPKLVITDSQVFAKVSADTPPDIFLTSFSILFARYKGTLEPAVKGAKALESLEDGDRILISEGCTHHRQCDDIGTVKLPRWIKNYTQKQMNIEFTSGREFPDNLSPYKLIVHCGGCMLNEREMKYRGQCAADQGVPFTNYGILIAYMQGILKRSVAMFPNILAEIDDDDYGQ
- the hydG gene encoding [FeFe] hydrogenase H-cluster radical SAM maturase HydG encodes the protein MYDAKSTNAEEFISHEEVLSTLEYAEKNKNNLELIDRIIAKAKLRQGLSHREAAVLLDCEIEEKNQEIYALAEQIKKDFYGNRIVMFAPLYLSNYCINGCLYCPYHLKNKHIARKKMTQEEIRKEVIALQDMGHKRLALEAGEDPVNNPIDYILECIDTIYSIKHKNGAIRRVNVNIAATTVENYQKLRDAGIGTYILFQETYHKESYEKLHPTGPKHNYAYHTEAMDRAMQGGIDDVGLGVLFGLELYRYEFAALLMHAEHLEEVFGVGPHTISVPRIRQADDIDPSSFANGINDDIFAKIVACIRVAVPYTGMIVSTRESKECRERVLKLGVSQISGGSKTSVGGYAQPEEEDDNSQQFEVSDTRTLDEVVKWLMDLDFIPSFCTACYREGRTGDRFMSLLKSGQIQNCCHPNALMTLKEYLEDYASEATKTTGEALIQKEIGNIPKEKVREIARENLLKIEKGSRDFRF
- the hydE gene encoding [FeFe] hydrogenase H-cluster radical SAM maturase HydE, whose amino-acid sequence is MKKLIDKLHKTRGLEPAEFKELINNRCPELSEYLFAKARAVQTENYGQDVYIRGLIEFTNYCKNDCYYCGIRKSNVKAERYRLTKEQILQCCAMGYELGFRTFVLQGGEDGHYTDERMTDIIRAIKKNHPDCALTISIGEKSYDTYKAFFEAGADRYLLRHETANEEHYGRLHPQQMLLKNRKQCLYDLKKIGYQVGCGFMVGSPFQNTDCLVEDLMFLKELNPHMVGIGPFIPHHDTPFAGEKAGDLELVLFLIGIIRLLLPTVLLPATTALGTIYPEGRELGILAGGNVVMPNLSPKDVRKKYLLYDNKICTGDEAAECRHCLQGRIEKIGYKIAVTRGDHILLKGKTCLTR
- a CDS encoding TM1266 family iron-only hydrogenase system putative regulator, which codes for METRVAIIGIIVEDVDSVEKLNGILHNYGRYIIGRMGIPYREKGINIISLAVDAPQDIISALSGKLGRLPGVSTKAVYSKSKDKAENGGSDEKTDR